A window of the Brassica napus cultivar Da-Ae chromosome C5, Da-Ae, whole genome shotgun sequence genome harbors these coding sequences:
- the LOC106396681 gene encoding UDP-glycosyltransferase 84A2-like: MELSSSPLPPHVMLVSFPGQGHVNPLLRLGKLLASKGLLVTFVTTESWGKKMRTANKIQDRALKPIGKGYLRFDFFNDGLPEDDDASRTNLTILRPQLELVGQQEIKNLVKRYKEVMKQPVTCLINNPFVSWVCDVAEDLQIPCAVLWVQSCACLASYYYYNHKLVDFPTETDPKIDVQIPCMPVLKHDEIPSFIHPFSPYSGLREVIIDQIKRLHKPFAVLIDTFYSLEKDIIDHMTNLSRTGFVRPLGPLYKMAKTLICDDIKGDMSETRDDCMEWLDSQPVSSVVYISFGTVAYVTQEQISEIALGVLNADVSFLWVIRQQELGVNKERHVLPEELKGKGKVIEWCSQEKVLAHPSVVCFVTHCGWNSTMEALSSGVPTVCFPQWGDQVTDAAYMIDVFKTGVRLSRGETEERVVPREEVAERLREVTKGEKATELKKNALKWKEEAEAAVARGGSSDRNLDEFVEKLGVKPVAKQNGSLNQNGSIQKLLLQKS, from the coding sequence ATGGAACTATCATCTTCTCCTTTACCTCCTCATGTTATGCTTGTATCCTTCCCAGGACAAGGCCACGTTAATCCACTTCTTCGTCTCGGCAAGCTCTTAGCTTCGAAGGGTTTACTCGTCACTTTTGTCACCACAGAATCATGGGGCAAAAAGATGCGAACCGCCAACAAGATTCAAGACCGAGCCCTCAAACCTATCGGTAAAGGTTATCTCCGGTTCGATTTCTTCAACGATGGGCTCCCTGAAGACGACGATGCAAGCAGAACCAACTTAACCATCCTCCGACCACAACTCGAGCTGGTCGGACAACAAGAGATCAAAAACCTCGTGAAACGTTACAAGGAAGTGATGAAACAGCCCGTGACGTGTCTCATCAACAACCCTTTCGTCTCTTGGGTCTGTGACGTAGCCGAAGATCTTCAAATCCCCTGTGCTGTTCTCTGGGTCCAGTCTTGTGCTTGCCTagcttcttattattattacaaCCACAAGCTTGTCGACTTCCCGACCGAAACAGATCCCAAGATCGATGTCCAGATCCCGTGCATGCCTGTCTTGAAACACGACGAGATCCCTTCTTTCATCCATCCTTTTTCACCTTATTCGGGTTTAAGAGAAGTGATCATTGATCAGATCAAACGTCTTCACAAGCCTTTCGCTGTTCTCATCGATACTTTCTACTCCTTGGAGAAAGATATCATCGACCACATGACAAACCTCTCTCGCACCGGCTTTGTCAGACCGCTCGGACCGCTTTACAAAATGGCCAAAACGTTGATTTGTGATGACATCAAAGGAGATATGTCTGAGACGAGGGATGACTGCATGGAGTGGTTAGACTCGCAGCCTGTTTCGTCCGTTGTTTACATCTCATTTGGTACCGTGGCTTACGTGACACAAGAACAGATCAGCGAGATTGCGTTAGGCGTTTTAAACGCTGACGTTTCGTTCTTGTGGGTGATAAGACAACAAGAACTAGGTGTAAACAAAGAGCGACATGTTCTGCCTGAAGAACTCAAAGGGAAAGGTAAAGTCATTGAATGGTGTTCACAAGAGAAAGTCTTAGCTCATCCTTCTGTGGTTTGTTTCGTGACTCATTGTGGATGGAACTCAACGATGGAAGCTTTGTCTAGTGGAGTCCCAACGGTCTGTTTTCCTCAGTGGGGAGATCAAGTCACCGACGCTGCTTACATGATCGACGTGTTCAAGACGGGAGTGAGGCTTAGCCGTGGAGAGACGGAGGAGAGGGTGGTGCCTAGGGAGGAAGTAGCGGAGAGGCTGAGAGAAGTTACGAAAGGAGAGAAAGCGACGGAGCTGAAGAAGAATGCTTTAAAATGGAAGGAGGAGGCGGAAGCGGCCGTGGCTCGCGGTGGTTCGTCGGATCGGAATCTTGATGAGTTTGTGGAAAAGTTGGGCGTGAAACCTGTGGCTAAACAGAACGGAAGTCTCAATCAAAACGGAAGTATTCAAAAACTTTTATTGCAAAAGTCATAA
- the BNAC05G30650D gene encoding protein DMP2, translating into MSTTFKAIRDRTYSGVGDLIRLLPTGTVFLFQFLNPVLTNNGHCLLINKYLTGALIVICAFSCCFTCFTDSYRTSDGYVHYGVATVKGLWPDSSSKDLSSYRLRVGDFVHAFFSLIVFSVISLLDSNTVNCFYPGFGSNGKIFLMVLPPVIGVISGTVFTVFPTRRHGIGNPSENNDENASEMEK; encoded by the coding sequence ATGTCGACAACATTCAAAGCCATAAGAGACCGGACATACTCAGGCGTAGGAGACCTCATCAGACTCCTCCCGACAGGAACCGTCTTCTTGTTTCAGTTCTTAAACCCTGTCTTAACCAACAATGGACATTGCCTCCTTATCAACAAATACTTAACCGGAGCTCTTATCGTTATATGCGCCTTCTCGTGCTGCTTCACTTGCTTCACCGATAGCTACCGAACTAGTGACGGTTACGTTCACTATGGAGTCGCTACCGTGAAGGGTCTCTGGCCAGATTCTTCTTCAAAGGATTTGTCTTCGTATCGGCTTAGAGTTGGAGATTTCGTTCACGCTTTCTTCTCTCTTATCGTTTTCAGTGTTATTTCTTTGTTGGATTCTAATACTGTTAACTGTTTCTATCCTGGATTTGGTTCCAATGGGAAGATTTTTCTAATGGTTTTGCCTCCAGTGATAGGAGTTATATCCGGCACTGTCTTCACGGTTTTCCCTACTAGACGTCACGGAATTGGGAATCCGTCCGAGAACAATGACGAAAATGCTTCTGAGATGGAGAAATGA